DNA sequence from the Anguilla anguilla isolate fAngAng1 chromosome 4, fAngAng1.pri, whole genome shotgun sequence genome:
cctttaaatgtttttcttcttccatgtggcaaattttttaaatgtgatactTTGATTTGACACATAAAAGTAAGATGAAAACACATAGGGCCAAGTATGTAAATAAGCTTGAAGAACTCAACACTGTGTGATTTTCAGTAACGTATGCAGGGTTTCCAAGCAGGGGCAAAAGTCACGATGGGTTGATCTTAGAGAGGGTAGTTGTAGCTTGCTTTTAAGTCATTTACTCAGTACTGGAATGTCTATTTGAGATATTTTTGTTCACTGGTGTAAGgtaagaattttattttttttaggaaaacCACATGTTTCACATTTGACATTctatttatgtacatatttatgtacatttttttatgtcacAATAGCCTGGTTCTTCTTTCCATTGACATAAGGTGTTCCAAATCTAAGGACTGATGGCTTATCAAGCTGGGTAATGTATATGTcatgttctttgtgtttgtgtattgtaTATTGCATTGTTGGCAAagatttcacttttaatttcaCTTCTAACTTAATTTACCAATTTCTAGCTCAGAATAGATGTCCAGGGATTCTGCAAATGTGTTACTATATTAATAATTGCTATCTGGAGAGAGGAATCTAAAAGGTTTCCCTTGCTGCATCAACCAAACTTTTAAGAGCCTATGAAATGCCTCCAAGCCCACATAAGGACACCGCTGGCTTGTTGGGGCATGCAGTTTTGAGAACAGGCATAAATGTTTTATAAGTGTGACAAACGCTTGACTGGGTTGCTCTTTGGATTGACGGTTCCTCAGTCTCTCCCTTTTGAAATACCTTTCAGAACAAGGACTTAGTGTTCTCATTAGTCAAAGAAAGGTGATTGCTTTCATTATGAACAGACTCAATGCACTTGTTTCCCATGCTGTGTGTGCTCACAATACTTGTCTCCGGATTTTTAGTTAACAAgcaccataaaaaaacatgtaagaTGTGCTGACTTTTATTTGATAAAAACAAGAAAGTGAAGGACAATGGATTATTGTtgcaaatgttaaaatgctGGCCCTTTGTGAGTTCAGGGGGAATTTACATACTGACTTGCTCATAAATGCTTCCCTTGTTTACAAAGTCATGGGTCTGGCAAGGCAACAAGGTGAAGtaaaatgaataacaatgtTTCAGCATTAGTAACCcagagagcacagcacagccttacAGAAGGGGAGTGTCACAGGACACTGGATTAACCAACTACTGTCAAATCAGTAGTCAGCCCAAACATACATAGGTAAGAAACAGCCTggtttaaacattttattctaattttgcagtttggtttttaaatataatcatACAATATAATGCATACATTATGAAAAGTAAATGATCTTGTGAATGTTATGAGGTTAATCAAGAtatgaaatatatgtattttcccCCATAGCCCTTCGCAGAATTGTAGAgagaagttatttttttaatcctatGTTTTATGGTAACCAATAAAAACTTGATCCTGGCTGCAGTGCTCGATTGCAGTGGTTCCTTTTCCTGATATTCGTTGAGTATGAGACATAACCAGTGTCATAAAGATTTAGCGTGctactttcaaaaatataaatacatatactgtacaaattaaacttaaatacagtattttgaaaATTGCACAGTAATGTATAATAGTATAGTAtaatttacattcattatgGCTTTCCCTTAAGGATTTTGCATGCTTTGTGGCTTAAATTTATCTGCGCAGTTTGTTGTGGAAAGACCTGTGGAGGCGTTTCATATTCAGCCCTTTCATTTGAGAATGGATAAATCAAATGGAGGAAAGCATTCCTGGGGTAGCAGAATGACTATGAATTTTCCTGATAAATTCACCCTGGAGagaaacagcactgcagtgaagGAGGTACAGCCTGAATTCCACACTCTGGTCAAATGCATTGAAAGACATTGATATAAATGCAAGGTAACTAAATCACCAAAGTCTTTAAATCACCCAGGTATTTCCTAAACATGTCAGAAAGCCCACCTAATGGGCAAAAATAGTTGTAGTCTTTCATGAGcacaagttttattttgtttcatgagTTTTATTTTGCTCACTGTTCTCAATCATGACCATTTTTTTTGAAGGTTTAATCTGTCGCAGTTGAAGTCCACTGTATTTCACTTGtatacacacattattttaaactACTTTCATGCACATTTTCGTCATTCCTCAGTTTAGAATCCCCAGTGGAAGCGTGGGATTACGGGAGGGACCCCCCTAATTAGAACCCCCTTGAAagaagccaccccccccccccccccccccccccgaaagagACTTGAGCTTACCTTCAAAAAACATCTGAGCCCCCTTGGTCCGCTATTGATGTTGAGTCTGAAGTTTGTACACTTGAGCGAGACCTACATTTATGTCCAGGTCCCAGTGGCAGTCCCCCAGCCGGGCCACAGGCTCCCCAATCCCCCTCAGGGCCAGCCACAGGAGGGCATAGCCATCAGTCTGAAGGGGCTGCTGGCTGCTCAAAGGTTTTCCAAAGGACTCAAGGTGAGACTGGCCAGGAACAGAGGACAATGTGCTGTCTATGTCAAACATCTGTAAAAGTTTTACAATatatcagtgaaaatattttaagtgGAATTAATCAGCATAATTCAAATCAAATATAATGctaaaaatattattcaatttAATCAGTTGCAGCAAAAAGGCATTGCTTGAAATCCACTCACAAAATATTTGTGATCATCTTCAGAAGGCTTAGAAGGAAGCCGTAAGCTACGCTCAAAAGCTATGTCAATGAACTTGAAGAACACTACACTTTATGATTACTGTAAATTATGGGGTAAATTATTGGTAGTAGCTTGCTTTTAGGTAATTTTCTCAGCACTAGAATATCTAATTCAAATCATTGTTTCACTGTTTGTAATAAGTTGGCTTTTTTAGAAATTCTGTTTACGTACATGAAAATGTTCGTTTTTAAGTGCTCCTGAAAACGCTTTCAGATCAATGGAAGTAATGCAGAATGAGTAAGGAATTAGCTTGCCTGTTTACAAACAGCAGATTGATCACTTAGGGCTCAGAGGGGGATTTGTGTGATTGAAATATAGACATAATAAGACCTTCTTTATGAATAATTTAGACCAAGAATCTAAATTAACGCAACAAAGTCACAGCTCTCCAAATTGTTTCTTCAATGAAAAACTAGTCTAATCCTGTTTAGCTTTTGTCACTTCCGTTTGGTTGTGTACttctttttattcctttttcgTATTAGAAACGTGCAACATTGAAACTTGCAGCAAAAAAAGGTATTGGGACAACGTCACTGAAGCCAGTCAAGATCATTAATGAGCAGGTAATACTATGCACACGATACACAATATTTTCACCTATGTGGGCAGGTTGGTCTTAAGATGACACGTGGTCAGCGCACATTGTTGCCATATTGCTATTTTGATGCAGCTAAAAAAGTGTTTGCGTGACATCCGAGCATATCAGTTTGTTAGCATTTATCAAAATGAGGGTCAGGAGTTTCATTGTCTGACATTATTACCAATGTGACATTTTAAGCCAAAGGCAACATCTGTACTTCCCCCCAGGTACCTGATGGCTTTGTCCAGCCTTTGGAACGTTTTCCCTTTGCCCAGGTCACCAAGCTGCTGCGAGGGTTCCTAGCATCCCGCCTGGACGGGGTGACCTATGAGGCCTCCCGTTCCGGTCAGCTGGTTCAGGACCTAAGTGAGGATGTGAAGAGGCTGGTTAGGGCTGTTTGTCCCAGTCACTACAAGCTGATATGCATCCTTACTCTGGGTCCGGTGGAGCGGGAGGGTGCAATGCTCGCTAGTCGATGCCTGTGGGACCCACACTCTGACACCTTTGCTTCCCACACCTACAAGAGCCCACTTGTCTTCTGCACTGCAGTGATATTTGCTGTGTACTGTGAATGACATAACGCAGTCCTGGAGTAAATCCAAATGTGTGTAGTGTGACAATTACTTAAATTACTTACTGGTACGGATATTTATATTCAAACAGATTTACAGGTCTCTTTAAACCCTCTCAACTACAAATTtacaaaagcaattaaaatgagtgaaattGTATGAATCCTAAAGATGCCGAGGCTTGAGTTTGTAATTTGAATGTTGagtttgaaatattatttaaaaactttaataCAATGCTATTCTGCTTTTGATAGAATTGGTACTTTTATAGAACTGTATGATTAATCAAACAAATTACGTTCCACTAGTGAAGTCTGTTAAAGTCACTAGTGGAAAAGACATACTGTATTCACATGTGTAAAGCTATTGtgcttggtttattttatatttgaacaaACTGTCTTGACTTGACTTGATTATAAATGgcaaataattcacatggtttaatgtgattatttcaacataaaaaaatgtgagaCATGGTTCTTTGATCTTGCTCTTTGCGGACAAGTTGCGTGTAGTACTAACTatgcattttcttcattttaaattaaatagtcAATTACTTAGTAAATGCATGTCCTAATATTGGTCCCTTCATCACACAGCTTACTCactatgtatgtgcatgtgcattatgGAAAGAATCATGACTAAGCCTGCAACGTTACGTGTACTCATTTTTTggtaatttattcattttggtccCTGAAAGTATTCACCCCTAGTTCCCCTGGAAACAAGACAACAAGCTAGCAATACATTATGGAGTCTCTCTGACTTGCCAATTCATTGTCTGTGCAGTGACAATACAGGTGTTATTGGACCGCATACTTGTGGAAAAGCAAATGGTTTTAAATAACTTCCAAGTTAGCCCAAGAGCTTTTCAGCTCCAATTTTGACGTCTAGGATCACTAGATAGTTCATGCTACATGTACAGGTGTAAGTATAAAGACAGCATCCTTTGAGGTCCCATGAGCACCAAGTGATCTAATCTGAAATGAAACCAATTCATTGTGATTCACAACACAGTGATAGATTTTTTTCCTAGCATATAATTTTAGTGCCAAAGCACGATATtacataataatgaaaaattatttggtgtgacttttcagtttaaaataaatgtgtgcaaatCAGACAAATCAATCCAAAGTGCCTTGCATAATGCATACATAAGGGATTAGGCAATGAACAGTGTTGATGCGAAATCATCAGGGTCACAAATGATAGTAGTAGTAAATGCAACATCTTACAACATAAAGTTAGATGCTATAGTCACTACAAGAGTATTGTAATTATATTGTATACTGTAATATTAGGAAGCAAATGTCTTAGGAGATTAAAATTTGCGAAGGTATGGCTAGGGTGgtacggtggtgcagtggatagcacagCAAGAAGATCCTGGGTTCAGTTCTCTGcctgagcctttctgtgtggagtttgacTGTTCTCCCCATGTACGCgcgggtttcctctgggtactccggtttcctcccacagtccaaagacagacaggctggttAATTTCCAACATTAATGAGTGttaatgaatggtgtgtgtgccctgcaataatCTGGTGTAtagtccagggtgtattcctgcctcttgcccaatgcatgctgggatgaaAAAAGTCAGTGCCTGCAGAGTAATTCAGGGtgaagaaatgttttcatttaaaagtacTGTTAACAATTTCATTTGGCCGGGGTAAATTCGTAtttttgaatggacttcaatggggaattttctttttggcaccagttttactaaactgcaatacccccAGCAACCACTGGAGTCTGCGAGCTTCACAGAGAATGGCGATCCCTAGTCCATTGGTTGGCCATAAACTACCGTAGCTGGAGAGCTGTATCATGTTCCTCAGCAAGTGGCACTGTACATGAGTGGCACTGGAGGAGCGAAGAAACATGTCAGCCAGCTGTATGCACATTCACTTAAAGTGAAAGGTTTTGTCAGTATCGTCCTTTGTCGTCCGTGTTTAGGTGCAAATGTGATCTGACTTTTCTTGTCTTCTAAGGTAAGTTGGGGCAAATTTAATGTAGACACAAAAAATGGTAAGCAAACGTTCTGATTTAGCTAAGTGGctaaacagaatttttaaatgctttagtTAATATTTTAAGCCcgtgaaaacatattttagttgGTAATTAACATttgcatataaacacatattGTGCTGTTAGTATTACTAATGTATTTATAAAGCATACGCGACATTCGTCATGTAGCCTACTGCATGCCGATACTGTCATGACTTAATGTATGACAATAAACGTTCATTCAGTGCGTTGAGTAAATTCGCCAATAGTAATTGCAAATGTTGCTGTGTAATTCAGCTGCAACTTGCTGTATGGAAAGTAAGTGGTTATTATGGTTATGGAAAATGAAGGTCATGTGGCGAAGTAAATGGAATTTCTTGGCTTGGCCAGGGCACGCATGCTaaagttattttagtttgtctGTTGCTTGTGTTTAGCAAGTCTGTGTGCGAATGTTACGTTAGTTTACTAGATTGGCGCATTACTTGATAGCTCCGGCATTGTAGTTTTGACTGTAAAACGTGTTTGCGACGTTAGATAACATAGTTACCTAACATGGATTAAAGTGGAATTTTGCTAGAAATCCCTTGTGATAAAGTTGCCCCCCTCTTGGAAACGCCGTTGCCCGTTATTAATCTACTTGACGAAGCCCATGACATTTAGAAAATCATATAAAGATTTAAATTGTTtactttctgtttatttaattttttaaataatttattttcttatttattttacgcGTGTATTAGGGCGGGTGGCATAAACTCTGGTTAGATAAACTTAACTGATTTTACTctttaaatgcaaatgccatCTAATGTTTAAATGGTTTTGACTAAATCAAGTGCCATATATTAATAAAGCCCcgtgcttcataatctgagggtGCGGCTTGATTCACGTTTctattggaaatgtgtttccttgattaacattagtatgtgcagaaaaaaccCACTTAGGCCTACGTACATTATCGGGCGTTTTCACTTACTGTTACCATTATTCCGCACCTCTGTTACAATCATACCGACTTGGTGGTATGAATGTAATATCTGACTGCGAAAACTTTAGTTTTAATTGTATCTGGCTGGATTGAGTTATAAATGCAATTGCATGTgaatgactactgacatgtcaaagctgtttgaagtaaaatttaatagtgctaggctaaatattttatatgtaaatgtgcACAATCTTacaactgttacatttatagcAATGCTCTGCTTAATAGTTTAAAGGTTATGCTTTATGCCCCTTTTTTCCAGCACACCGGCCGCCCCTGGTACAAATATAAACTGAATATATGAAACCGAAATTGGTTGATAAAAAGGGTCTATGTTATAGTGACTACTAATACAATGATAAGCTTTGCATCTAACATTCTGACATGACTAAATGATATATTTAATTGGACAGTACATAGTGTCAGTTAAATAAACCACACTGTTTAGTCAAGTGACACAAAAAGCATACATCATCCCAAAGATAATCATCTTTGGTTGCAGGGACTACAAAGTCGATAGAAAGCAGATGTGTCATATGCAAAATATGTGGTGCGAAAGTCATAGATGCAATTGCCACAACATTGAACTTCACAAAGCCCTACAAGTCTTGCTGAAAAAATTGAACCACATCAGCTAGTTAAAGTCTTCCCACAAAGAATGATAAGTCAGATATTAATTGGTTAGCTAACCAAAGAAGTTGCCTGGCTCTCAGGGTAGGTAGTCGCATTCTCCTGTTCTGTTGCTGTCATTACTATGCCACTTACCCATCTGAAGTAGGGCCGGGAATTTCCCTAATTTTCTCTTCATGAAAATACAGTGATTGTGGCGTAgcacccaccaccacccccaccatgGCCTCAGAGGGTCCGGAGACTGACATACTGGATGATCCACTGCTCATCTTGGAGAGTGGGGAGGTGTATAGAAACCCCACTGAAGTGAAGATGAGCCAGATTGTGCTGCCCTGCCATGCCAACCACTGTGGGGAACTCAGTGTTGGTCAGCTGCTCAAGTGGATGGACTCGACTGCCTGCCTGTCTGGTAACGTCAGTGATTTGTGTACAATGCAACCTTTAGTTATCCCTCAACAATTAATGGCTGATTCACAGAGCAGTTCCTTGATATATCCTTTTGTAGAAAGGTAGTCTGGCAGGTAAAAATGATTGAACATTGTAAATACAACATAAATCTTGTTAACATGAATAggacattttaatgaatcatGCAATTTCAGGGCAATTGTTACAGTAATTTCCCTCTCATAGGATCAGTGTTCATGTATTGAACCTGATATTATTGCATTCACCGCCTTGCAGTCATATCTCTCATTCAGCTAACTTTAGCTTAACTGCCCTTGTAATATCATCTTAGCAGTTGCATCCATGCTTTTAATGTGCAAATGTCCAGAAAACAAATATACTTCATAGCATTATCTATGAGACGCGCACTAATATTAATGTATCCTGAGCTCACTAAGAAAGAACATGCTAAATTGGCAACCTTGCAAAGCAGGAgattatgcatgtttttctgaTGACACAATTACATATTGAGTGCATTCACACTTAAAAAATGAAGGACAtgtcttttgtttttagttGTGCAGAAGGTCTCATGTCCGTTTTCTTTCATGTTGCAGCTGAAAGGCATGCTGGGTGTTCCTGCCTTACGGCCTCTGTTGATGACATCCACTTTGAACACACCATAGGGTAACTGCCTCATGTCCATTTTAGGTTTTGCTTTCGATATCCGTTGGAcaatggtgttttaaatctaAACTGGGATTTTCTTTGTCCGCAAATGATGCTGTTCTTACgattttacttttatgccaatacGACTAGCCTACAATTGTAGTTACTTGATTTTAGAAATAGAAATTACACACATGGTACTGGAAAATGTAGACTAGTTAAGCTAGTAGCTCTAGCCTTACtgtttactgtatgtactgtaaggGTACTTCCAGGTGCCATTGATGCCAGAGTTGTGAACTGCCTTTAGGACCCGTAGTAGTCACTACCCATAGTGGTCACTACTCTTCTCCCCTTTGACCTACACAGAGCACCAGTTACCTTAAAAAAGCTTGTGGACCCAGTGCTGTGGGGTACAGAGGGATttgctgctgcctgtcttgtTGACATTATCATTTTCAGCTGTTCTCGAGGGATCACCTTAGACATCTGGGAAAGGTCTTGACTCACATCAAGAATGTGGGGCTGACTATTCATACCAAAAAGTGCACCCTAGTTAAGGAGGAGAAGCAATACCTGGGTTTTGTGTTAGGCCATGTCGTGATCTTTCTGCAGTTGGGGAAAGTTGCAGTCATCGAGAAACCCCTTAGAAATGGATGCGCCCATTCCTTGGCTTAGTGGACTGGTACAGGCAGTTCATACCAAAATTCTTTGCCAGCGCAGCTGCTGTGACTGAGCTTATAACAAAGAATCTGCCAAACAGAGTTTAATGGCCTGAACAGTGTGACACAGCATTCTGAGACTTAAAAGATTTAAGACTTATGTCATGAGCCTCTTTTGCAGAGTCCTGATTTTTGAATAACCCTTCATATGTCTATGGACACGTCTGGACAAGGCCTAGGAGTAGTTCTCTTGCACAGGAGCCAGGTGAAAGTGGGGCCTGTATTAAGTGGGTTATGGTATCAGTTTATGGGGTTTGTTTTAGACACtggtcaaaataaaatacaaaaataaagattgatCACTGAGATTGATCACCATACAACCATTTGACCTCCATGACTGTATGAAGCAGGAAAGTTGAATTGCACTGCATACCTCCTTTTGAGGACACTACGAGTGGCATCtgctgaggggggaggaaaTGTGACACAATGTATAGTGTCTGTGGACATTTTCATTCCCAATATGCTTGCATggctaaatgcattttaaattaaaaatgtgtttgtgcaatGTATCCTCAGTAAGATAGGAATTGTTTGGGGCATGAACAACCTGTTTGACAAGAAACTTAACAAGCTGGATTTttgcataaaatgaaatgaattgcaTGACTGGAGGAGGGGAAAGTGCCATTACATCCTAACTGATAGTGTAACTTCATATAGGACATTTTTAGAGTTTTACAACTAGTAGTGATACTGCATTTAAGTTAAAATCAAGAAATGGAAGATTTGGAAGACTTGcttaaattcaaattaatttaatcatgtGTCTGTTTTCCTGCAGGGTAGGACAAGTTGTCAACATCAAGGCTAAAGTCAACAGAGCCTTCAACTCCAGCATGGAGGTTTGCAAAGACAGCTCTCATTTCTAGTGTATAAAGTGTACACAGCCAATTAAGGTCCCTTCTGAATTTTTTAAGTCTCTGGGTTTCTTTACAGTAATAACATCTTATATAGTTTAGTAGAGACAACCTTTTTTTGAAGGATTTCGTGGTTATTCTTAAAGGTTTTGATGttagtattgtgtgtgtgtattggagtGTACCCAGTGTGCATTGCTATTGCAGAATTCTAAGACATGTGGTGTTGACTTCAGGTGGGGATTTTGGTAAGCTGTGAGGACCTCTTCAGTGACCAGCAGTGGAAGGTATGCCACGCATTTGCTACCTTCGTGGCCCGACGCACAGAAGCCGGGAAGGTAAGGGCAAATAAGATGCACCTTCGAGGATGACTTCAATGAAACACGGATCACTGAGAACTACTGTGTTGCTTGTCACTCCTGAAGGAGCTCAATAATGTGAAATGTTCATCTGgtgcctgtctgtatgtgcatacTGTAGGTGCAGCTGAGGCAGGTGGTCCCATTCACACAGACGGAGAAGATAGAGTACAGCATTGCTGCTGAAAGGAGGCGGATGAGGCTGATCCATGCTGAGACTGTCATGGATCTGCTCAGTAATGACACTGTCCACGAGGGTCAGTGACCATGGAAACAGCCTTGTGTTAGCTCACAGGTCCTTCCTCATTAGGCCTACTGCCATAGATTTCATGTGTAGCTGTAGTCATTTCCTAACCTGATCACTCCGATGACAAGTAGTGGTAATAAATAATGCTGTGatggcttttttgttgttgttggtagGTTGCAACACACCGTAATGTAACTCCAAACTGGAATATTTtactttgcgtgtgtgtgtgtgtgattacatcACATGATTACACGGTATCCCACTTCCATCTAATGGAATACCACAGACGTGTTAGTGTATATAGTGTCAGTATATGGTACACTATAGTATCTGTTTCTAGTGAGAGAGTGTCAGGAGTACGAGGACGCCGTGCCTGCAGAGCGGACGCGGGTGGAGAGCGTGGAGCTGGTGCTGCCCCCTCATGCCAACCACCAGGTGAACACCTTCGGGGGTCAAATCATGGCCTGGATGGAGAACGTGGCCACCATTTCAGCAAGGTGTGTTCCTGCCCGACTTGTACATCTTTGATACAATAGGCAAGGATTTAATCTATTACCTAATGtatgtaaaaacagaaatgcattgttttgaCATGTATTTGACATGTATGTTTTTGACAAATTGCTCCATTATAGATTACCAATAATTGAGTTATTTATCACATTAAAACAAGAACTCTTGTAGTTGAAACCCTATATGCTTTCCACCTGAACTTTGGAAAAGTTGTAAACTTCAGATTTGAAAATGAAGGTGTATTCAAATAACTTTATGTGCTGATTTTATATGTGTACGGTGGAATAAATAATCGCTTTGCCTTTTTCAGAATGGGATTAGACTTTGGAGTTTGCCTTGTTTTTTCTCAGAACTTATTTTAATCACAGATTTGTGGCTAAGGGATGGAAATATCTCAGTCTTGCATAAGACGTCACACGATTGTAAATCATACGCCAAACCGACAGCTACACTTGAGTTAGCTAcaactttttactttttccaGCCATTCTTCCCAAATGGTCCGAATGTGAGCTCCAGGGATTTCACCTACCATTACacaagtttttatttcatattaaaatgtgaCTCTTGCTTTTCTCTCAGCCGTCTCTGTAGTGCTCATCCCACCCTGCGGACAATTGACATGTTTCATTTTCGAGGCCCGTCCCAAGTCGGAGATCGTCTTGTTCTGAAGGCCATTGTTAACAATGCCTTCAGGAAGAGGTGAGTGTTGAGCTTGGGCCCTGCTCCATGCTCTCTGAAAACCAATTCAAACGCTATCAACGCTGCTCCCTTGGataatttttttaactcttTTCCTAATGTATGGATTTGTATTACTAgtcttcattttcagaataaaatttcAATGCATCATTTGTAATTAAGTAAAAAATGTGAGAATTGGTCAAGGACGTGAATACTTTTTAATGTCATCCTTGACCACACAAGCGATACTGACCCGTCTGTCTGATGTCACAGCATGGAGGTGGGTGTATGTGCGGAGGCGTATCAGGGCGGCGAGCACGTGCGGCACATCAACAGTGCCTTCATGACCTTTGAGGTTCTGGACGAGGAGAGGAGGCCGTGCACGCTGCCCCGAATAAGACCTGAGCCTGTGGTGAGAGCCAGTGATGACAGCATTGATCATGAAAATATGTCACGGCACAAGAAAGGCCAAGCTTAGCATTTAACCAGTTTAGAATTTGAAtgcactcattttattttattgcaatttGTACTGAATGAATACTAAGAagatattaaaattatattaaagaTATTAGAATGACATTTAATGAtataaaaattacataaaatgtcaTTCCTGGTCATCACAGTCAGTGCTCTCTATATATGAAATTAGAGTTCAGTTACAATTTAACTACACAGGTATAGCTGCAACGTAATGCATAGTGTTACCAAGAACATGTACTAAAATTCACATTTGCTCATTTGCATGGTCCAGGAAT
Encoded proteins:
- the acot11b gene encoding acyl-coenzyme A thioesterase 11b, which encodes MASEGPETDILDDPLLILESGEVYRNPTEVKMSQIVLPCHANHCGELSVGQLLKWMDSTACLSAERHAGCSCLTASVDDIHFEHTIGVGQVVNIKAKVNRAFNSSMEVGILVSCEDLFSDQQWKVCHAFATFVARRTEAGKVQLRQVVPFTQTEKIEYSIAAERRRMRLIHAETVMDLLSNDTVHEVRECQEYEDAVPAERTRVESVELVLPPHANHQVNTFGGQIMAWMENVATISASRLCSAHPTLRTIDMFHFRGPSQVGDRLVLKAIVNNAFRKSMEVGVCAEAYQGGEHVRHINSAFMTFEVLDEERRPCTLPRIRPEPVDGKRRYQEAIARKKIRLDRKYMISCRQMEVPLSVPWDPSNQIYLSYNNVSALKLLAAKSNWVLNSEKNKVSLYTLEENQALCFKVETHVDVPAEKAFVLLSDLSRRQEWDTHYEKCEVIIQVDEDDTIYRVVTPSVRKGSNVQDFILLASRRKPFGTGDPYVIALRSVTLPTHPPMDDYNRGEVLCAGFTIWEVSSTVTKISYYNQATPGVLPYISTDIAGLSSGFYCTFSSCSQFLEKNKDSPATLAL
- the LOC118225115 gene encoding tctex1 domain-containing protein 1-B-like isoform X3, whose translation is MDKSNGGKHSWGSRMTMNFPDKFTLERNSTAVKEVPVAVPQPGHRLPNPPQGQPQEGIAISLKGLLAAQRFSKGLKKRATLKLAAKKGIGTTSLKPVKIINEQVPDGFVQPLERFPFAQVTKLLRGFLASRLDGVTYEASRSGQLVQDLSEDVKRLVRAVCPSHYKLICILTLGPVEREGAMLASRCLWDPHSDTFASHTYKSPLVFCTAVIFAVYCE
- the LOC118225115 gene encoding tctex1 domain-containing protein 1-B-like isoform X1, giving the protein MLCGLNLSAQFVVERPVEAFHIQPFHLRMDKSNGGKHSWGSRMTMNFPDKFTLERNSTAVKEVPVAVPQPGHRLPNPPQGQPQEGIAISLKGLLAAQRFSKGLKKRATLKLAAKKGIGTTSLKPVKIINEQVPDGFVQPLERFPFAQVTKLLRGFLASRLDGVTYEASRSGQLVQDLSEDVKRLVRAVCPSHYKLICILTLGPVEREGAMLASRCLWDPHSDTFASHTYKSPLVFCTAVIFAVYCE
- the LOC118225115 gene encoding tctex1 domain-containing protein 1-like isoform X2, producing the protein MLCGLNLSAQFVVERPVEAFHIQPFHLRMDKSNGGKHSWGSRMTMNFPDKFTLERNSTAVKEVPVAVPQPGHRLPNPPQGQPQEGIAISLKGLLAAQRFSKGLKKRATLKLAAKKGIGTTSLKPVKIINEQVTKLLRGFLASRLDGVTYEASRSGQLVQDLSEDVKRLVRAVCPSHYKLICILTLGPVEREGAMLASRCLWDPHSDTFASHTYKSPLVFCTAVIFAVYCE